Part of the Apilactobacillus apisilvae genome is shown below.
CCTTACGTGGTGGGTCAACAACAATTACATCTGGTTTTAGACCTTGTGATTGCCATTTTTCCATTTGATCTTCAGCTTTGCCAGTAACAAACTTAGCATTATTTATATGATTCTTTTGTGCATTAATTTTAGCGTCTTCAATTGCTTCCTTAACAATTTCAACACCATAAACCATTTTGGCTTTTTTGGCCATTGCTAATGAAATTGTACCAATTCCACAATAAGCATCAATAACATTTTGGGTGCCATCTAAATTAGCTTTTTCAACTGCTAATGAATATAATTTTTCAGTTTGAATTGGATTAACTTGATAAAAAGAAGTTAATGAAATATAAAATTTTAATCCTAATAAATTATCTTCAATATGTGAGCTACCATATAAGCAAATAGTTTTTTTACCCATTAATGCATTTCCATCGGTTAAATTAATATTTTGCATAATACTCTTAACTTCTGGTAATGATTGAGAAATTTCTTTAGTAATCATATCAACCATTGGTAGCTTTTTAGTACGAGTAATCAAACCAATCATAATTTGATGACTGTAATGACCGCGTCTAACCATAATATTTCGAATAACTCCACTATGATTAACTTCATCATAAGGAGAAACATGATATTTTCTTAAAATATCTCTAACTACAACAATCGCTTTATCGATTTCTGGGTCTTGAATATAGAAATCTTCAATTGGTACCAAGTCATGAGAGTGTTGGCGATAAAAACCTGTTTCTAATTGACCATTAATCTTCTTAACGGGAATTTGTGCTTTATTACGATAATGATTAGGTGTTTCCATACCAATAGTTGGAAGTACCTTAATTCCCATTTTGGCTTTATCAAATAACTGTTGAATTTGATTTTGTTTAAATTGCAACTGAGCATCATATTTCAAATGTTGTAACGGCGCAATACCAGTTCTAGTATAATCTTTATCAACACTTTCAACTCTATATTTAGATGATTTAATTAACTTAATTAACTTACCAAAGCCAAAATTTTTGTTAACCTTAATAACCTTAATTGTAGCTTCTTCGCCGGGCAAGGTATTTTCAATAAAAATTGAAAAATCATTTATTTTAGCTAATCCCATTCCCTGATATGTTAAATCAATAATATTAACATCATAAGTTTCATTTTTTTCTACTGGTGCTTTATTTTTCATATTTTCCCCTTTAGTAAACAAAAAAGTTTTGTCGTATCTTTATCATATAATACAACAAAACTTTTCATTTTAAAAATAAATTAAGATAATTTATCAACTTTATCAATAAATTTTTTTTCAACTTTTACTTCATCATAACTAATTGATTTTGTAGGCATTTCATCCATATTTGCATATACTTCGATGTGTTGTTTTAAATCTTTAAATGTCATTGGTGCATCTCCACCATATTCTCCATCTAGATTAATTTGCATTTTATCTTTAATTGGATTAGCAATTAATTTACTAGTTTTAGTATAAATGATTCTAGGATCATTTATATGACGACCACCACTAATGACTTTGGCCAAAAGTTGAACAATTTCAACAATATTACTAGTTTTAACAATAATCATTGTAAAATTACCATCATCTAATCTAGCATCTGGGACAATTTGCTCTAATCCACCAATCGAGTTAGTCATTGCTAATAAAAACATTGAGGCTTTGCCTTTGAAATGACCACCATCATATTCTAAGTCCATATCAATGGGCTTTATTCTAGGTAATAATTCAGCACCCCTTACAAGATATGCTAAATAACCAAAAATAGTTTTTAATTCTGAAGGAACATCATAAGTTAATTCAGTTAGCAATCCTCCACCAGCAATATTAACGAAATACTTATTAGCAGCTTTACCAATATCCATTTTAAAATTTTGTTTCTTTAAAACAATTTTAGCAGCAGCAACTGGATTTTCTCTAGGAATATGCAATGCTCTAGCAAAATCATTAGTTGTTCCAGCAGGAATAATAGCCAACTGGGGACGTTTTTCTAAAGGCGCAATTCCATTAATAATTTCATTAATAGTACCATCGCCACCAGCAGCAACAACTAAATCAAAGCCAGCTAAACTAACTCTTTTAGCTTCATCCCTTGCTGAAAATGGTTTAGGAGTTGTAGCGTATGCACTAGTTTCAAAACCAGCTTTTTCAAAAACACCGAGTATATCAATCATATTCTGTTTTAACGCTTCACGTCCAGATGTTGGATTGTATATTACACGTGCTCTTTTTTGCATTCTAAATTCCCCTAATCCTATTATTTATTCATTGAAGCCATTAATAATTTATTTACAACCTGTGGATTAGCTTTACCACGAGTTTGTTTCATAATTTGACCAACTAAGAAACCAATTGCACGATCTTTACCATTATGAAAATCCTCAATGGATTGTGGATTATTTGATAATACATCATCGATAATTGGTTGTAATTTGGCTGGATCAGATAATTGAACCATTCCATTATCGTTAACAAATTTCTTAGGCTCTTTACCCTCAGTAATTCCTTTAAATACTTTCTTAGCCATTTTACTAGAAATTGTCTTATCTTCAATTAACTTAATCATAGTAGTTAAGTTTTCTGGAGTGATTTCAGTCTCAGATAAATCAACTTGCTTATCATTTAGGTATGCATTGACATTACCTTGTAAATAATTAGATGCCATTTTAGGATCAGCACCTAATTCAATCATATTATCAAAGAAATCAGACATTTCTTTTGTTTGTGTTAATACCATTGCATCATAGTCGGTTAAACCTAATTTATTAACGTAACGCTCACGACGATTATTAGGCATTTCGGGAATATTAGAATTGATTTCATTAATCCACTTATCTGAAATATTTAGAGATGGTAGATCAGGTTCTGGGAAATATCTATAATCATCAGAACCTTCCTTAACACGCATTAAAATGGTAGTACCGTTATTTTCATCAAAACGTCTAGTTTGTTGTTGAATCTTACCACCAGACATTAAAATTTGACGTTGACGTTTTTCTTCGTAAGCTAAACCTTTACGAACATAGTTAAATGAGTTTAGGTTTTTTAATTCCACCTTAGTACCAAATTCTTTTTGTCCATATGGTCGAATTGAGATATTAACGTCAACACGCATAGAACCTTCTTCCATCTTAACATCAGAAATGCCAGTGAAAAGAATTCTTTGTCTTAAGGCTTCAAGATAAGCATAAGCTTCATCTGGAGATGCAATATCAGGCTTTGAAACAATTTCAATTAAAGGAGTCCCTTGACGGTTCAAATCAACGTAAGAGTAATTCTTACCATGACTATTTTTACCAGCATCTTCTTCAATATGCATTTCATCAATCCCAATTTTCTTCTTTTTACCATCAACTTCAATTTCAATCCAACCATCAGTTGCATCTGGGGTATCTTGTTGAGTAATTTGATAAGCTTTAGGATTATCAGGATAAAAGTAATTTTTACGATCAAAATGAGGATGTTGGTTTACATTAGCATGTAAAGCTAAAGCAGCAATAATACCATCCTTAACTACTCCTTTATTGGTAGTAGGCAAAACACCAGGATATCCCCAATCAATAACATTAGTATTTAGGTTAGATTCTGCACCATAACCAACAGGAGAAGGACTAAAAATTTTAGAGTTAGTCTTTAATTCAACATGGACTTCTAGCCCAATTGTAGTTTCGAAATTCATTATTTGTCTCCTCCAATCTTAGGATATTGATTATGAAAATCAGTATTTTGTTCAAAAGCATAGGCAGCTTTATACATAGTAGTTTCATCAAATGGCTTACCGATCAATTGCATTCCAATTGGAAGTTCATTTGAGAACCCAGCAGGTAATGACATTCCAGGTAATCCAGCCATATTGACAGGAATAGTTAAAACATCATTCATATACATAGTTAAAGGATCTTTGTTTTCATCTTTACCAAATGCTGTCGTTGGTGTAGTTGGTGTAAGAATTAAATCATAATCTTGGAATACATTTTGAAAATCCTTTGTTATTAATGTTCTTACTTCAGCGGCTTTCTTGAAGTAAGCATCAAAGAAGCCAGCTGATAATGAATAAGTTCCTAACATAATACGACGTTTTACTTCGTCACCAAAACCTTCTGAACGACTTTTTACATATAACTGTTCAAGATTTTTAGCAGCTTCAGAACGATATCCATAACGGATTCCATCAAATCTTTGTAAATTAGAAGATGCTTCTGAAGGAGCAATGATGTAGTAAGCAGCTACTCCATATTTACTATGTGGTAAAGATACTTCTTCAACAGTTGCACCCATTTCACGATACTTATCTGCAGCAGCTTGGATAGAATTACGGACATCTTCACTAACACCTTCACCAAGGTATTCTTTAGGTAAACCAATCTTCATACCCTTAACACCTGCATCAATGTCCTTAGTGAAATCAGGTACTTCTTTGTCTGAACTAGTTAAATCATGTTCATCATGTCCAGCAATAGCATTTAAAACTAGTGCATTATCATAAACATTATTAGTTAAGGGACCAATTTGATCAAAACTAGATGCAAAAGCAATTAATCCCCATCTAGAAACACGACCATATGTAGGTTTCATACCTACAATTCCATTAAATGCAGCTGGTTGTCTAATGGATCCACCTGTATCTGAACCTAAAGCTGCTAAAACATCACCAGCAGCCACAGAAGCTGCTGATCCACCAGAAGAACCACCAGGAACTTTATCTAAATTCCAGGGATTGTTAGTGTCACCATAATATGATGTTTCAGTAGAACTTCCCATAGCAAATTCGTCCATATTAGTTTTACCAATGCTAACAGTATCTGCATCTAGCATCTTATTTACAGCAGTTCCATTAATAATCGGTTTAAAATTAGATAACATCTTTGAACCAGCTGAGGTTAAAACACCCTTAGTTAGCATATTATCTTTCATTGCTACTGGAATACCTGATAGTACATTATCTGGATTAATACCGCGCTTATCAATTTCTTGAGCACGTTTAATTGCATTTTCTTCATCGATTGTAATAAATGCATTAATATCTTTTTCATTATTTTTAGTATTTTGAATAGCTTCTTTAGTTAATTCTTCAGCAGTAACATCGCCTTTAACTAAACTTTCATGGATACTAGCAATATCTTTTCCTAAAAAGTTCATCTATTAATCCTCACTTTCATCAATAATTGTAGGTGTTCGGATTAGACCATCAGCAACGTCAGGAGCATTTTTCAATAATTGATCTCTTTCTCCCCAGTTGTCAGCAACGTCTTCTCTCATAACATTAATTTGATCAGTTACACTAAATGTTGGTTCAATATCATTAGTATCAACCTCATTTAATGAGTCGAAAATTCCCATGATATTATCTAATTGATCGGTAAAATAAGGTAGTTGTTCATCTGTTAATTCTAATTTAGCCAATGAAGCAACATGACTTACGGTGTCTTTACTTATTTTTTCAGACATTGAATAGCTCCTTCTTTCATTCATCTTTAAAATAATTCATACTTATAAAAACATTTTAACACAATCTTTTAATTAATTTTAATAACTAGTGAAAACATGGGTATAGAAATTATTACTCCCTGTTTTTCTAGATAGAAAACTTTGCATTCCTTCTGTCGAACTAATTTGAATATCAATTGGAATATTATTTGGTAAATATTTATTAGCCGTACTATTTACATATTGGGTAAAACTAATAATTTCACTTTGCCCATAAAATTGTGTAGTAATGTTAACATGCATTCCCCTGAGTTGTCCGTCTACATAATGTGCTTGTGCAGTAACCCCACTCAAGTTAGGAAAGAATTTTTGAATTTGGTTCTTAAAGTTTTCAAAAGCATTCTCATCATTACTATTAACACCTTTACTTGTTTCATCAGGTAAAACATAGTTTTTTACATTTAAAGATTTCCAATCACTGTTTTTAATGTTATTACCATTATTAACGGAAGAAGCAAAAAAGTTACCGCCCACTAAACTATCATTAGGAGCCTGTTTGTAAAGTGCAAAAACAATTGGAATATTCTTTAATTCTTTACGCTTTCTTAAACGTTGCAAAATTTTGTCAGCAATTTCTTTTCCTTGTTTAACAATATCTTTTTCGTTAAGAGTTTTTTGGTAAACAGCCCCATAGGCTTCTTTACGATAATAATAAATTGAGTTAATACCCAATCCAATTGTCATACCCTTAATTTTCAAAGAATCATGATCTTCAGTCATAAAATCTTGTTCATCCATTTGTTGTAGATATAAAGGCTCTTTACTATCTTTTCCTTCAGGATTCAATCCATCTGGATTACTTTTACTTTTACGACCTAACCAATTTTCAACTGTATCAGTATTAATATATTGACCTTCTTGTAAAATATAATCATCAGTTGGGAAATGATCCTTTGAAATGCTTAATAATCCATTTTCAAATCCTTTAAGATTTAATTGATTATCATTTTGTTGAACGGAAACACCACGTGACTTACTGGTCAAATAGTGACCCTTTTTAATTACACCTTGATAATAATTACTGTTAGTTTGAGAAATAACTTGCGTTCCTGAAGAACTATTTTCATTATTATTTTTGTTATTTCCACAAGCTGCTAGAAAAACAGTTGTAAACATCACCAAGAATAATACTTTTAATTTATTCAATTTGCTTGCCTCCACAAAAGATTAATTGTTATTCATTTCATCAATGAATTTATTTTCATCCCAAATTAATAGGTTTAATTTTTGTGCTTTATCCATCTTACTACCAGCATCTTTTCCTGCAATCAATAAATCAGTATTTTTTGAAACACTACTAGTAACCTTAGCACCATGATTTTCTAACCAAGATACTGCTTTTGGACGACTCATTTGTGATAGTTTTCCAGTTAGAACAATCGTTTTTTTATTAAAGAATGAAGATTCAATATTACTTGAATTTAATTGTGATTCTTTATATTCCATATTAATACCTAATTCTTCAAATTCTTGTATTAATTTATTAGCTTCGGGGTTTTTAAAATAAGTCACAATGCTTTTCGAAATGGTATTACCAATTGTATTAATTGAAGAAATATCATCAATTTTGGCACTAGCTAAACTTTTAATACTTTTAAAATGTTTGGAGATAATTTTAGCTGCCTTAGCACCAACATGACGAATACCTAAACCAAATAATAATCGTTCCATAGAATTACTTCGACTATTATCAATAGCAGTTAAAAGATTATTAGCTGATTTAGAACCAAACTTATCTAAAGTCTCTAATTCATCACGATTAAGTTTATACAAACTAGCCGTATCATCTAAAAAGCCTTTATCAAAAAGTTGTTGAACAATCTTAGGACCTAATCCATCAATATTCATTGCATTGCGAGAAGCAAAATGATTAATTTGTTCAGTTAACTGTGCTGGGCATTTAGGATTAATACAACGCAAAGCAACTTCACCATCTAAATGAACTAGTTCATCACCACAAGATGGACATTTGCTTGGAATAATGTAAGGTTCTAAATTTTTAGGACGCTTACTTGGAATATATTCAGAAATTTCTGGGATAATATCTCCTGCTTTGTGTAACTTAACCGTATCACCAACTCGAACTGCTTTTTCTTCCAAATAGTCTGAATTATGCAAAGATGCCTTTGAAACTATCGTACCAGCTAATTGAACAGGGTCCATAATCGCAGTTGGTGTCACTACCCCAGTTCTACCAACAGTCCATTCAATATTTTTTAACTTAGTTTCAACTTCTTCTGGAGGAAATTTAAAAGCAATCGCCCATTTGGGCACTTTAACTGTTGCACCAATTTCTTTTTGTAATTCTAAATTATTTTCTTTAATAACAATTCCATCAATACCATAACTTAGATTATCACGTTGACCAGTATATTTATCAATATAATTATTAATATCATACATATTTTTAACAACTTCATAAGTTGGATTAATATTAAAACCTAAATATTTTAATTCGGATAACAATCCAGATTGGGTATTAGTATTTAAATCATCATAATTAGCAACATTATACATAAAGGTACTTAAATTACGACTAGCTGTGACTTTAGAATCTAATTGTCTTAAACTTCCTGCAGCAGCATTTCTAGGATTAGCAAAAACATTTTCACCATCACGCTCACGTTGTTCATTTAGTTTAGCAAAAGATTCTTTAGGCATATAACATTCACCACGTACTTCAATATTAATTGGTCGCGTTAGTTTATGTGGAATCGATTTAATCGTTTTTAAATTATTAGTAATATCTTCACCAATAGTACCATTACCTCTAGTCGATCCTTGAACTAATTTACCATTTTGATAACGTAAAGATATTGCTAATCCGTCAATCTTTAATTCACAATTATATTCAGTGATTTGAGAATAATTTTTATTTAAATTATTAACAAATTCTGCTAATTCTTGCTTAGAAAAAACATCCCCTAGTGATAACATTGGAATCTCATGATGAACTTTATCAAAGCCAGGCAAAGTTTGCGATCCAACATGTTGAGTTGGTGAATCTGAAGTAATCAGATTAGGATTTTGTGTTTCCAAAATTTGCAATTGACGATAATTATCATCATATACACTGTCTTCAACACTTGGTTGGTCATTATAGTAATATTGACGGCTCCATAAATTTAATTGATCTTTAAGCTCAGAATATTCTTTCTTTAGGTCTGAATCACTCATATTATTAAATGTTTTATCTGACAATTTAATTCACCTCAATTAAAAACGTTATTTTTCAACTTTATTAATTGGTGCAAAGGCAGCAAGTAAACGTTTTAATCCTTGGTCAGGAAAAGCAATATCTAGTTCTGTATCTTCGCCACTACCATTAATTTTCACGACAGTACCAATACCCCATGCTTTATGTTGAACTTTGTCACCAACAATCCACGACTTTTTATCTGCTCCACTACCTTTAGGCTTTTGAACTTTTTGGCTAGGTTGTCGATAAGCTCGTTGAGTTGAGAATTGTTGCATTCGACGACCTCTTGATGAATCGAATGGTGTTTTTAACGAATTATTTTTAGAAAAATTATTTTCTGAATGAATTAAATTATCCGAAATTTCATCAATAAAACGTGATTCTGGATTAGTTTGCCTTCTACCATATAACATTCTAGAAAAAGCATTAGTTATAAATAATTTCTTTTGTGCTCTAGTAATTCCAACATATGCTAAACGACGTTCTTCCTCTAGTTCATCTTCATTTTCTAGAGATCTGCCTAATGGAAAAATACCTTCTTCCATCCCCATTAAGAACACTACAGGAAATTCTAGTCCTTTAGCAGCATGTAAAGTCATTAAGGTCACTTGTGGAGTTTGCTCATCAACATCATCTTGTGCGGAAACTAAAGCTAAATCAGCAAGAAAATCCGTTAACGGCTCGTCACCTTCGTCTTCAGTACGATTGTTATCAAATTGTTGAGTTACTGATATAAATTCTTCAATATTTTCAATTCTAGCTTTAGATTCTAATGATTTTGATTTTTTTAAGTTATCCAAATAACCACTATCATCCAAAATGTGTTCCGTAACATCAGTAACTTTATTTTCTTGAGCAATTTTTTGAAGTCCAGTCATCATTTTGCCAAATTGATCAATTGAGGTTCTTGCACGGTTAGATAAAGTAGTATTTAATTCAATATTCTTAGTTGCTTCTAACATGCTCCAATTGTTTTCTTGAGCAAAAACTCTTAATTTTTCAATACTGGAAGCACCAATTCCACGTTTAGGCTCATTAATAATTCTTTCTAAACTCATCGAATCGCTTGGATTAGCAATCAAAGTTAAATAAGCTAAAACATCTTGAATTTCTTTACGGTCATAAAACTTATGGCCACCAACAATCATATATGGAATATTAGATTTCAAAAATGTTTCTTCAATAATTCTAGATTGAGCATTGGTTCGATAAAGAATTGCAAAATCATTATATGAATAATTTTTCTCTTCAATAATTTTTTTAATTTGAGTGACAACAAAATGCGCTTCATCAACTTCACTTTGCCCACGATAATAAGAAACCTTATCGCCATCTTTGTTTTCAGTCCATAAATTTTTTTCTTTGCGAGAAACGTTGTTTTTTATCACATCGTTTGCAGCATTTAAAATATTTTTCGTTGAGCGATAATTTTGTTCTAACATCACAGTATTAGCATTTTTATAATCATTTTGAAAATTCAAGATATTATTCATATTAGCTCCACGCCAACCATAAATACTTTGGTCAGCATCACCAACTACACAAATATTTTTATATTTTTTAGCTAACATTGTAACTAGTTTATATTGAGCTTCATTAGTATCTTGGTATTCATCAACGTGAATGTAGTGAAATTTATTTTGATAGTAATCAAGGACGTCAGGAACATCTTCAAATAATTGAATTGTCATCATAATTAAATCATCAAAATCTAGTGCTTGATTATTATGTAAACGTTTTTGATATTCTGTATAAACTTTACCAACTGTTTCCTCGAAAGGACTAGTATGGTTTAGACTCTCTTGGTATTCATAAGGTGTTTTTAAGTCATTTTTAGCATTGGAAATAGCCGACAAAATGGCTCTTGGATCATTTTTTTTAGGATCAATATTTAAGTCTTTTAGAATTCTTTTAACAAGTGTTCTTTGTTCACTACTACCTGCAATAGTAAAGGCACGATTGTAACCAATTTT
Proteins encoded:
- the rlmD gene encoding 23S rRNA (uracil(1939)-C(5))-methyltransferase RlmD → MKNKAPVEKNETYDVNIIDLTYQGMGLAKINDFSIFIENTLPGEEATIKVIKVNKNFGFGKLIKLIKSSKYRVESVDKDYTRTGIAPLQHLKYDAQLQFKQNQIQQLFDKAKMGIKVLPTIGMETPNHYRNKAQIPVKKINGQLETGFYRQHSHDLVPIEDFYIQDPEIDKAIVVVRDILRKYHVSPYDEVNHSGVIRNIMVRRGHYSHQIMIGLITRTKKLPMVDMITKEISQSLPEVKSIMQNINLTDGNALMGKKTICLYGSSHIEDNLLGLKFYISLTSFYQVNPIQTEKLYSLAVEKANLDGTQNVIDAYCGIGTISLAMAKKAKMVYGVEIVKEAIEDAKINAQKNHINNAKFVTGKAEDQMEKWQSQGLKPDVIVVDPPRKGLASSFIDSAAKFAPKRIVYVSCNPSTLVRDARRLADYGYEISEPVQPVDQFPQTVHIESVTVFEKK
- a CDS encoding diacylglycerol kinase; the protein is MQKRARVIYNPTSGREALKQNMIDILGVFEKAGFETSAYATTPKPFSARDEAKRVSLAGFDLVVAAGGDGTINEIINGIAPLEKRPQLAIIPAGTTNDFARALHIPRENPVAAAKIVLKKQNFKMDIGKAANKYFVNIAGGGLLTELTYDVPSELKTIFGYLAYLVRGAELLPRIKPIDMDLEYDGGHFKGKASMFLLAMTNSIGGLEQIVPDARLDDGNFTMIIVKTSNIVEIVQLLAKVISGGRHINDPRIIYTKTSKLIANPIKDKMQINLDGEYGGDAPMTFKDLKQHIEVYANMDEMPTKSISYDEVKVEKKFIDKVDKLS
- the gatB gene encoding Asp-tRNA(Asn)/Glu-tRNA(Gln) amidotransferase subunit GatB; translated protein: MNFETTIGLEVHVELKTNSKIFSPSPVGYGAESNLNTNVIDWGYPGVLPTTNKGVVKDGIIAALALHANVNQHPHFDRKNYFYPDNPKAYQITQQDTPDATDGWIEIEVDGKKKKIGIDEMHIEEDAGKNSHGKNYSYVDLNRQGTPLIEIVSKPDIASPDEAYAYLEALRQRILFTGISDVKMEEGSMRVDVNISIRPYGQKEFGTKVELKNLNSFNYVRKGLAYEEKRQRQILMSGGKIQQQTRRFDENNGTTILMRVKEGSDDYRYFPEPDLPSLNISDKWINEINSNIPEMPNNRRERYVNKLGLTDYDAMVLTQTKEMSDFFDNMIELGADPKMASNYLQGNVNAYLNDKQVDLSETEITPENLTTMIKLIEDKTISSKMAKKVFKGITEGKEPKKFVNDNGMVQLSDPAKLQPIIDDVLSNNPQSIEDFHNGKDRAIGFLVGQIMKQTRGKANPQVVNKLLMASMNK
- the gatA gene encoding Asp-tRNA(Asn)/Glu-tRNA(Gln) amidotransferase subunit GatA — protein: MNFLGKDIASIHESLVKGDVTAEELTKEAIQNTKNNEKDINAFITIDEENAIKRAQEIDKRGINPDNVLSGIPVAMKDNMLTKGVLTSAGSKMLSNFKPIINGTAVNKMLDADTVSIGKTNMDEFAMGSSTETSYYGDTNNPWNLDKVPGGSSGGSAASVAAGDVLAALGSDTGGSIRQPAAFNGIVGMKPTYGRVSRWGLIAFASSFDQIGPLTNNVYDNALVLNAIAGHDEHDLTSSDKEVPDFTKDIDAGVKGMKIGLPKEYLGEGVSEDVRNSIQAAADKYREMGATVEEVSLPHSKYGVAAYYIIAPSEASSNLQRFDGIRYGYRSEAAKNLEQLYVKSRSEGFGDEVKRRIMLGTYSLSAGFFDAYFKKAAEVRTLITKDFQNVFQDYDLILTPTTPTTAFGKDENKDPLTMYMNDVLTIPVNMAGLPGMSLPAGFSNELPIGMQLIGKPFDETTMYKAAYAFEQNTDFHNQYPKIGGDK
- the gatC gene encoding Asp-tRNA(Asn)/Glu-tRNA(Gln) amidotransferase subunit GatC is translated as MSEKISKDTVSHVASLAKLELTDEQLPYFTDQLDNIMGIFDSLNEVDTNDIEPTFSVTDQINVMREDVADNWGERDQLLKNAPDVADGLIRTPTIIDESED
- a CDS encoding CamS family sex pheromone protein yields the protein MFTTVFLAACGNNKNNNENSSSGTQVISQTNSNYYQGVIKKGHYLTSKSRGVSVQQNDNQLNLKGFENGLLSISKDHFPTDDYILQEGQYINTDTVENWLGRKSKSNPDGLNPEGKDSKEPLYLQQMDEQDFMTEDHDSLKIKGMTIGLGINSIYYYRKEAYGAVYQKTLNEKDIVKQGKEIADKILQRLRKRKELKNIPIVFALYKQAPNDSLVGGNFFASSVNNGNNIKNSDWKSLNVKNYVLPDETSKGVNSNDENAFENFKNQIQKFFPNLSGVTAQAHYVDGQLRGMHVNITTQFYGQSEIISFTQYVNSTANKYLPNNIPIDIQISSTEGMQSFLSRKTGSNNFYTHVFTSY
- the ligA gene encoding NAD-dependent DNA ligase LigA, with the protein product MSDSDLKKEYSELKDQLNLWSRQYYYNDQPSVEDSVYDDNYRQLQILETQNPNLITSDSPTQHVGSQTLPGFDKVHHEIPMLSLGDVFSKQELAEFVNNLNKNYSQITEYNCELKIDGLAISLRYQNGKLVQGSTRGNGTIGEDITNNLKTIKSIPHKLTRPINIEVRGECYMPKESFAKLNEQRERDGENVFANPRNAAAGSLRQLDSKVTASRNLSTFMYNVANYDDLNTNTQSGLLSELKYLGFNINPTYEVVKNMYDINNYIDKYTGQRDNLSYGIDGIVIKENNLELQKEIGATVKVPKWAIAFKFPPEEVETKLKNIEWTVGRTGVVTPTAIMDPVQLAGTIVSKASLHNSDYLEEKAVRVGDTVKLHKAGDIIPEISEYIPSKRPKNLEPYIIPSKCPSCGDELVHLDGEVALRCINPKCPAQLTEQINHFASRNAMNIDGLGPKIVQQLFDKGFLDDTASLYKLNRDELETLDKFGSKSANNLLTAIDNSRSNSMERLLFGLGIRHVGAKAAKIISKHFKSIKSLASAKIDDISSINTIGNTISKSIVTYFKNPEANKLIQEFEELGINMEYKESQLNSSNIESSFFNKKTIVLTGKLSQMSRPKAVSWLENHGAKVTSSVSKNTDLLIAGKDAGSKMDKAQKLNLLIWDENKFIDEMNNN
- the pcrA gene encoding DNA helicase PcrA; the encoded protein is MSVNDVISGMNGKQKEAVLCTEGPLLIMAGAGSGKTRVLTHRIAYLIEEKQVLPWNILAITFTNKASKEMKERVSNLLDYGGNEVWISTFHALCVRILRSHIDKIGYNRAFTIAGSSEQRTLVKRILKDLNIDPKKNDPRAILSAISNAKNDLKTPYEYQESLNHTSPFEETVGKVYTEYQKRLHNNQALDFDDLIMMTIQLFEDVPDVLDYYQNKFHYIHVDEYQDTNEAQYKLVTMLAKKYKNICVVGDADQSIYGWRGANMNNILNFQNDYKNANTVMLEQNYRSTKNILNAANDVIKNNVSRKEKNLWTENKDGDKVSYYRGQSEVDEAHFVVTQIKKIIEEKNYSYNDFAILYRTNAQSRIIEETFLKSNIPYMIVGGHKFYDRKEIQDVLAYLTLIANPSDSMSLERIINEPKRGIGASSIEKLRVFAQENNWSMLEATKNIELNTTLSNRARTSIDQFGKMMTGLQKIAQENKVTDVTEHILDDSGYLDNLKKSKSLESKARIENIEEFISVTQQFDNNRTEDEGDEPLTDFLADLALVSAQDDVDEQTPQVTLMTLHAAKGLEFPVVFLMGMEEGIFPLGRSLENEDELEEERRLAYVGITRAQKKLFITNAFSRMLYGRRQTNPESRFIDEISDNLIHSENNFSKNNSLKTPFDSSRGRRMQQFSTQRAYRQPSQKVQKPKGSGADKKSWIVGDKVQHKAWGIGTVVKINGSGEDTELDIAFPDQGLKRLLAAFAPINKVEK